A single region of the Erythrobacter sp. HL-111 genome encodes:
- a CDS encoding COG3650 family protein — translation MPSSPTRPASAVLAACLVLAACAGEEGDAIGRDTEPFSGIAEDEVIEVTGNEPFWGMTIDQAAGVAAYSTPENIDGTRFKAARFAGNNGLGFTGTLASGEGVVVTITPGECSDGMTDRTYPFTATAKIGGRDLEGCAFTDS, via the coding sequence ATGCCGTCATCACCCACCCGTCCTGCCAGCGCGGTTCTCGCCGCCTGCCTCGTGCTCGCCGCCTGCGCGGGGGAGGAGGGCGATGCGATCGGCCGCGATACCGAGCCTTTTTCCGGGATCGCCGAGGACGAGGTGATCGAGGTGACCGGGAACGAGCCTTTCTGGGGCATGACGATCGACCAGGCGGCAGGCGTGGCGGCCTATTCCACGCCCGAGAACATCGACGGGACCCGCTTCAAGGCTGCCCGCTTTGCCGGGAACAACGGACTGGGCTTCACCGGCACGCTCGCCAGCGGGGAGGGCGTCGTCGTGACGATCACCCCCGGCGAATGCAGCGACGGGATGACCGACCGGACCTATCCCTTCACCGCCACCGCCAAGATCGGCGGGCGCGACCTTGAGGGCTGCGCCTTCACCGACAGCTAG
- a CDS encoding EthD domain-containing protein: MIRITYCLHRLPTLTRAQFQRYWRETHAPLVVAASEALGIRRYHQQHTLTSDLACRLAGAQGIPCGEGEDFDGIAEIWFDSEAALAAAGSSEEARRHAAILAADEARFIDFARSRYFLSAANAVIGGEQVEEASR; this comes from the coding sequence ATGATCCGCATCACCTATTGCCTCCACCGCCTGCCGACGCTCACCCGCGCGCAGTTTCAGCGCTACTGGCGCGAAACCCACGCCCCGCTGGTCGTCGCGGCGAGCGAGGCGCTCGGCATCCGCCGCTATCACCAGCAGCACACGCTGACGAGCGACCTTGCCTGCCGCCTCGCCGGGGCGCAGGGCATCCCCTGCGGCGAGGGCGAGGATTTCGACGGCATCGCGGAAATCTGGTTCGACAGCGAGGCGGCGCTCGCCGCGGCCGGGTCGAGCGAGGAAGCCCGCCGCCACGCCGCGATCCTCGCAGCCGACGAGGCGCGCTTCATCGATTTTGCGCGCAGCCGCTATTTCCTCAGCGCGGCGAACGCGGTAATCGGCGGCGAACAGGTCGAGGAGGCAAGCAGATGA
- a CDS encoding DUF4433 domain-containing protein, with the protein MSAPPDRPKIYHILHVDRLPSVIAAGGLLPDTEMNGRDGCGTVIGMQSLKAHRLSRPVDGHLGLTVGACVPFYFCSRSLMLYVIHKANHPNLNYRGGQRPIVHLQADMKAVVEWARVRDKRWAFTLGNASANYAEFRTDWEDLPELNWPAVLGTDFSTPETKDAKQAEFLLEGGFPWALVERVGVIDQTVAQHVSDAIPSTVHRPNIEIIRAWYY; encoded by the coding sequence ATGAGCGCGCCGCCTGATCGCCCAAAAATCTACCATATTCTGCATGTCGATCGCTTGCCGTCAGTGATCGCTGCTGGGGGCCTGTTGCCAGATACCGAAATGAACGGACGCGACGGTTGCGGCACCGTCATAGGCATGCAGAGTTTGAAAGCACACCGCCTGTCCCGTCCCGTCGACGGGCATCTCGGGCTGACTGTCGGGGCTTGCGTTCCGTTCTATTTTTGTTCTAGATCGCTGATGCTTTACGTAATTCACAAAGCGAACCATCCGAACCTCAATTACAGAGGAGGGCAGAGGCCGATTGTGCATCTGCAAGCCGATATGAAGGCCGTTGTGGAGTGGGCGCGGGTTCGAGACAAACGTTGGGCCTTCACCCTAGGCAATGCTTCTGCGAACTACGCTGAGTTCCGCACTGACTGGGAAGATCTCCCAGAGCTGAACTGGCCGGCGGTCCTAGGAACTGACTTCAGTACGCCAGAAACAAAGGACGCTAAGCAGGCCGAATTTTTGCTCGAAGGTGGGTTCCCTTGGGCCTTGGTAGAGCGGGTGGGTGTCATCGATCAGACCGTCGCCCAACACGTGTCCGACGCGATACCCAGCACGGTCCATCGCCCCAATATCGAGATAATCCGTGCATGGTATTATTGA
- a CDS encoding S41 family peptidase encodes MKPGRTALSVTLALALAACGGGGSRSNAPPVAGEPTPAPTPAPTPTTASCPVSDRIAFAEDVLDDWYLFPEFLDNTVDPADFTDVQDYLNARVAPARAQGIDRFFTFATSIAEENALINSGSSAGFGIRLAYDEGADRVFVIEAFENGNGFDAGMDRGTELLAIGTSAGNLQTVASLMASGGPNAVIDALGPSTPGLERVIRFRTVEGAEIERSIAKTEFSLDPVSDRYGVEIITDGAKKIGYLNLRTFSVGNADRQIEDAFERFAAEGITEFVIDLRYNSGGLVRIADLMGDFLRGPNTGKVFSETVWRDSQSQRNSTRLFEATASFQIPGQFDAAGNPRFTDPEPIVSVSPTKIAFIARQGTASASELVINSMIPYLGENVALIGTDTFGKPVGQSGFDLEACDLRVRATTFRTVNAAGESDYYNGLASAMPATCAAGDDISIALGDPREASIRTALDFLAGRTCDPIAANGDGAIAGASAAERRDGAGAGPRLLQPRRPNPAQYEIRGLF; translated from the coding sequence ATGAAACCCGGACGCACCGCGCTCAGCGTCACCCTCGCGCTCGCCCTCGCCGCGTGCGGCGGAGGCGGCAGCAGGTCGAACGCGCCGCCCGTCGCGGGCGAGCCGACGCCCGCCCCGACGCCCGCCCCGACGCCGACCACCGCATCCTGCCCGGTGAGCGATCGGATCGCCTTCGCCGAGGATGTGCTGGACGACTGGTATCTCTTCCCCGAATTCCTCGACAACACGGTCGATCCGGCGGATTTCACCGACGTGCAGGACTACCTCAACGCCCGCGTCGCCCCGGCGCGCGCGCAAGGGATCGACCGGTTCTTCACCTTCGCCACCTCGATCGCGGAGGAAAACGCGCTGATCAATTCGGGCTCGAGCGCGGGCTTCGGCATCCGCCTCGCCTATGACGAAGGCGCGGACCGGGTCTTCGTGATCGAGGCGTTCGAGAACGGCAACGGGTTCGATGCCGGGATGGACCGCGGGACCGAACTGCTCGCGATCGGCACTTCGGCGGGCAATCTCCAGACGGTCGCCAGCCTGATGGCGAGCGGTGGTCCGAACGCCGTGATCGACGCGCTCGGCCCCTCGACGCCGGGGCTGGAGCGGGTGATCCGGTTCCGCACCGTCGAGGGCGCCGAGATCGAGCGCAGCATCGCCAAGACCGAATTCTCGCTCGACCCGGTCTCGGACCGCTACGGCGTCGAGATCATCACCGACGGGGCGAAGAAGATCGGCTATCTCAACCTTCGCACCTTCTCCGTCGGCAATGCCGACCGCCAGATCGAGGACGCGTTCGAACGCTTCGCGGCGGAAGGCATCACCGAATTCGTGATCGACCTGCGCTACAACAGCGGCGGGCTGGTGCGGATCGCGGACCTGATGGGCGATTTCCTGCGCGGCCCGAACACGGGCAAGGTGTTCAGCGAAACCGTGTGGCGCGACAGCCAGTCGCAGCGCAATTCGACCAGGCTGTTCGAGGCGACGGCGAGCTTCCAGATCCCGGGCCAGTTCGATGCCGCCGGCAATCCGCGCTTCACCGATCCCGAACCGATCGTCTCGGTCTCGCCGACGAAGATCGCCTTCATCGCCCGCCAGGGTACCGCCTCGGCGAGCGAGCTCGTGATCAATTCGATGATCCCCTATCTCGGCGAAAACGTCGCGCTGATCGGGACGGACACCTTCGGCAAGCCGGTCGGGCAATCGGGCTTCGACCTTGAGGCCTGCGACCTCAGGGTGCGGGCGACCACCTTCCGCACGGTCAACGCCGCTGGCGAGAGCGATTACTACAACGGCCTTGCCTCGGCCATGCCCGCCACCTGCGCCGCGGGGGACGACATCTCGATCGCGCTCGGCGACCCGCGCGAGGCGTCGATCCGCACCGCGCTCGATTTCCTCGCCGGGCGCACGTGCGACCCGATCGCGGCGAACGGGGACGGGGCCATCGCGGGGGCGAGCGCGGCGGAGCGGCGGGACGGGGCCGGGGCCGGACCACGCCTGCTCCAGCCGCGGCGGCCCAATCCCGCGCAGTACGAGATCCGCGGCCTGTTCTAG
- a CDS encoding HPF/RaiA family ribosome-associated protein: protein MQFQFNTNSSVMGTENVAERIEAAVRQKLARFEERLTRVEVHVADDNGAKHGAADKHCTIEARPRGGKPIGVTARADKVDDAARKAATTLAQRLERHFGKGEKDKHAARPDKVL, encoded by the coding sequence ATGCAGTTCCAGTTCAACACCAACAGTTCCGTCATGGGGACCGAAAACGTCGCCGAACGGATCGAGGCGGCGGTGCGGCAGAAGCTCGCCCGTTTTGAGGAACGGCTGACGCGGGTGGAGGTCCATGTGGCCGACGACAACGGCGCCAAGCACGGCGCGGCCGACAAGCATTGCACGATCGAGGCCCGCCCGCGCGGCGGCAAGCCGATCGGCGTGACGGCGAGGGCGGACAAGGTCGACGACGCCGCGCGCAAGGCCGCCACGACGCTCGCCCAACGGCTCGAACGCCATTTCGGCAAGGGCGAAAAGGACAAGCACGCAGCGCGCCCCGACAAGGTGCTGTAA
- a CDS encoding FAD-binding domain-containing protein, with protein MDWTPTRERALDRLARFLPRAGSDYAESRGYDDGPVSDAPGERGRSNVSQLSPWLHAGLIGEAEVIEAALRQHSPREAESFISEVFWRVYFKGWLEQRPSVWESYREAREAAISRLEGNAGRRTAYHEATAGRTGIPAFDTWAHELVEHGYLHNHARMWFASIWIFTFELDWELGADFFLRHLRDGDAASNTLSWRWVGGLHTAGKTYLARADNIARYTAHRPGGPLAAEGLAGDAPPLREEREHARRALDLPGPVSPQALAEPYALILHDEAASHVPIALPARPALVIGAARPEARSPREVGEPAAQFARGAVESGMAQAARAFGCGSCRWEEGDDLRAILADAGIERVACPYLPIGWTHDALMPALAPLAEDGRAAFLLGDLARATWPHARAGFFRVKKEIEAILGELGITGANPPGDLPG; from the coding sequence ATGGACTGGACCCCGACCCGAGAGCGCGCGCTCGATCGCCTTGCCCGCTTCCTTCCCCGCGCAGGCAGCGACTATGCCGAAAGCCGCGGCTATGACGACGGGCCGGTCAGCGATGCGCCGGGCGAACGCGGCCGCTCCAACGTCTCGCAATTATCGCCCTGGCTTCACGCCGGGCTGATCGGCGAGGCCGAGGTGATCGAGGCCGCGCTGCGCCAGCACAGCCCGCGCGAGGCGGAGAGCTTCATTTCCGAGGTGTTCTGGCGGGTCTATTTCAAGGGCTGGCTGGAACAGCGCCCCTCGGTCTGGGAAAGCTACAGGGAAGCGCGCGAGGCGGCCATTTCGCGGCTCGAAGGCAATGCCGGGCGACGCACCGCCTATCATGAGGCCACCGCGGGCCGCACCGGCATCCCGGCCTTCGACACCTGGGCGCACGAGCTGGTCGAGCACGGCTATCTCCACAACCACGCGCGGATGTGGTTTGCGAGCATCTGGATCTTCACTTTCGAGCTCGACTGGGAACTGGGCGCGGATTTCTTCCTGCGGCACCTGCGCGATGGCGATGCCGCCTCCAACACCCTGTCCTGGCGCTGGGTCGGCGGGCTGCACACGGCGGGCAAGACCTATCTCGCGCGGGCCGACAACATCGCGCGCTACACCGCGCACCGGCCGGGCGGGCCGCTCGCCGCGGAGGGCCTCGCCGGGGACGCGCCGCCGCTTCGCGAGGAGCGCGAACACGCGCGGCGCGCGCTCGACCTGCCCGGTCCGGTCAGCCCGCAAGCGCTTGCCGAGCCCTACGCGCTCATCCTCCACGACGAGGCGGCGAGCCACGTCCCGATCGCCCTGCCGGCCCGCCCGGCGCTGGTGATCGGCGCGGCGCGGCCCGAGGCGCGCTCCCCGCGCGAGGTGGGCGAGCCCGCGGCGCAATTCGCGCGCGGCGCGGTGGAAAGCGGGATGGCGCAAGCGGCCCGCGCCTTCGGCTGCGGGTCCTGCCGGTGGGAGGAAGGGGACGACCTTCGCGCGATCCTGGCGGACGCCGGGATCGAGCGGGTCGCCTGCCCCTATCTCCCGATCGGCTGGACGCACGACGCGCTGATGCCGGCTCTCGCCCCGCTGGCGGAGGATGGGCGCGCCGCCTTCCTGCTGGGCGATCTCGCGCGGGCGACCTGGCCGCACGCGCGCGCCGGATTCTTCCGGGTGAAGAAGGAGATCGAAGCGATCCTCGGCGAGCTCGGCATCACCGGCGCGAACCCGCCCGGCGACCTGCCGGGCTGA
- a CDS encoding cold-shock protein → MAKTGTVKFFNTDKGYGFIQPDDGSADSFVHITAVHAAGMQTLDRDQRLNYEVETGRNGKESAINLVAAD, encoded by the coding sequence ATGGCCAAGACCGGCACCGTGAAATTCTTCAACACCGACAAGGGCTACGGCTTCATCCAGCCCGATGACGGTTCCGCCGACAGCTTCGTCCACATCACCGCGGTCCATGCCGCCGGGATGCAGACGCTCGATCGCGACCAGCGCCTCAACTACGAGGTCGAAACCGGCCGCAACGGCAAGGAAAGCGCGATCAACCTCGTCGCGGCGGACTGA
- a CDS encoding DUF3833 family protein — MRPRAALAAPLPAALLALAACATLPDEGFDPVPRAEAPFFDPLVFFAGMSTGRGELDKVVSGTVPLRVESAGRMLRPGVLELEQVVFEGDKPPRTRRWEIREAGEGRWEGALTDADGLVELYAKGNLLTISYRMDGNYDVTQRLTLSPDGSRAYNELKVELMGVTVAVLAEEIVRG; from the coding sequence ATGAGGCCGCGCGCCGCCCTCGCGGCGCCGCTCCCCGCCGCGCTCCTCGCGCTCGCCGCCTGCGCCACCCTGCCCGATGAAGGCTTCGACCCCGTCCCGCGCGCCGAGGCGCCCTTTTTCGACCCGCTGGTGTTCTTCGCCGGCATGAGCACGGGGCGGGGCGAACTCGACAAGGTCGTCTCCGGCACGGTCCCGCTGCGGGTCGAAAGCGCCGGGCGGATGCTGCGCCCCGGCGTGCTCGAACTGGAGCAGGTGGTGTTCGAGGGCGACAAGCCCCCGCGCACCCGCCGCTGGGAAATCCGTGAAGCAGGCGAAGGCCGCTGGGAGGGCGCGCTGACCGACGCCGACGGGCTGGTGGAGCTATATGCGAAAGGCAACCTGCTGACGATCAGCTACCGCATGGACGGCAATTACGACGTGACCCAGCGGCTGACTTTGTCGCCGGACGGGAGCCGCGCCTACAACGAGCTTAAGGTGGAGCTGATGGGCGTGACCGTCGCCGTGCTGGCGGAGGAGATCGTGCGGGGGTGA
- a CDS encoding fasciclin domain-containing protein → MKKLTITIASAVALGLSACAEEPAENDDMMADETSMAEEATAPGNIVEVAADDGSFTTLVAAINAAELGDTLSGDGPFTVFAPTDEAFGKLPEGTVETLTTDETDRLESILTYHVVEGLMDAAAVTEAIEAAGEEGLELETVGGPTLTATLVEGQVMLTDAAGNMATVTATDVEASNGVIHVIDTVLMPE, encoded by the coding sequence ATGAAAAAGCTCACGATCACCATTGCTTCCGCCGTCGCGCTCGGCCTGTCGGCCTGCGCCGAGGAACCCGCCGAAAACGATGACATGATGGCCGATGAAACCTCGATGGCCGAAGAGGCGACCGCGCCCGGCAACATCGTCGAGGTCGCGGCGGACGACGGGAGCTTCACCACGCTGGTCGCCGCGATCAACGCCGCCGAACTGGGCGACACGCTGAGCGGCGATGGTCCCTTCACCGTCTTCGCGCCGACCGACGAAGCCTTCGGCAAGCTGCCCGAAGGCACGGTCGAGACGCTCACCACCGACGAGACGGATCGCCTGGAATCGATCCTGACCTACCACGTGGTCGAAGGCCTGATGGATGCCGCCGCCGTGACCGAGGCGATCGAAGCCGCGGGCGAGGAAGGCCTCGAGCTCGAAACCGTCGGCGGCCCGACTCTCACCGCGACGCTGGTCGAGGGGCAGGTCATGCTGACCGACGCGGCGGGCAACATGGCGACCGTGACCGCGACCGACGTGGAGGCCTCGAACGGCGTCATCCACGTCATCGACACGGTGCTGATGCCCGAATAA
- a CDS encoding IS1380 family transposase translates to MPQTTPAGCDDSASVFSFPAVRGKKVTAAFDGGRLTSDGGVLVLAQAERMMGLCQRLAACIADPRDPARVVHRLEDILRARMFAIACGYEDADDLDALRDDPGFRLALGKLPGSGAGLASQPTMSRWENAPSTRELAKMLGIMIDIYCASYPTPPAAVTLDIDDTCDVVHGYQQLSFWNGHHGERCFLPIHVYDTATGRPVAMLLRTGKTPSGKEAAGHIRRLVRHLRRHWPDTHITIRGDGHYGRPEVMAFCEAAHVDYVFGLPTNAALRADPVIVTAADACAVRRAECQLPVLRSYAETRYGAKSWNRQRRVVARIEASTLGMDIRYVVTSLTQGSAEYIYDTLYCARGQAENLIKLHKTQLASDRTSCRSANANQMRLILHTAAYWLLWRVQQAIPKTTALAKAEFTTLRLRLLKVAARVMESATRIRVAFASACPDADLMRAIVLALKPAPT, encoded by the coding sequence ATGCCACAGACCACACCCGCCGGATGCGATGATAGCGCGTCCGTATTTTCGTTTCCAGCAGTGCGCGGCAAGAAGGTCACAGCTGCGTTTGACGGCGGCAGGCTGACCTCGGATGGCGGGGTCCTGGTGCTGGCTCAGGCCGAGCGCATGATGGGGCTCTGCCAGCGGCTTGCGGCGTGTATTGCCGATCCGCGCGATCCTGCTCGGGTGGTTCATCGGCTTGAAGATATCCTGCGCGCGCGGATGTTCGCGATCGCCTGCGGCTATGAGGATGCCGATGATCTCGACGCTCTGCGCGATGATCCGGGCTTCCGCCTGGCGCTGGGCAAGCTGCCGGGATCGGGTGCGGGGTTGGCCAGCCAACCGACGATGAGCCGCTGGGAGAATGCGCCGAGCACGCGCGAGCTGGCAAAGATGCTGGGGATCATGATCGACATCTACTGCGCCAGCTACCCCACTCCGCCGGCGGCGGTGACGCTGGATATCGATGACACCTGCGACGTCGTGCACGGCTATCAGCAACTCTCCTTCTGGAACGGACATCATGGGGAGCGCTGCTTCCTGCCGATCCATGTCTACGACACGGCAACGGGCCGGCCGGTGGCGATGCTGCTGCGCACGGGCAAGACGCCTTCGGGCAAGGAGGCGGCAGGGCATATCCGGCGTCTGGTGCGCCATCTTCGCCGCCACTGGCCCGATACCCACATCACCATCCGCGGTGACGGGCATTATGGACGGCCCGAGGTCATGGCCTTCTGCGAGGCGGCCCATGTCGATTACGTGTTCGGTCTGCCGACCAACGCCGCGCTGCGCGCTGATCCGGTTATCGTCACTGCCGCCGATGCCTGCGCGGTCCGCCGCGCCGAGTGCCAACTCCCGGTCCTGCGCAGCTATGCCGAGACCCGCTACGGCGCGAAGAGCTGGAACCGCCAGCGCCGCGTCGTCGCCAGGATCGAGGCCAGCACGCTGGGCATGGATATCCGCTATGTCGTCACATCGCTAACCCAAGGCTCGGCTGAATACATCTATGACACGCTCTACTGTGCGCGCGGGCAGGCCGAGAACTTGATCAAGCTGCACAAGACCCAGCTGGCCAGTGACCGCACCTCGTGCCGGTCGGCGAACGCCAACCAGATGCGCCTGATCCTGCACACCGCTGCCTACTGGCTGCTGTGGCGCGTTCAGCAGGCGATCCCAAAGACCACCGCTCTGGCAAAAGCCGAGTTTACGACCCTGCGCCTGCGGCTGCTCAAGGTTGCTGCCCGCGTCATGGAAAGCGCCACCCGAATCCGCGTAGCGTTCGCCTCTGCGTGCCCCGATGCCGATCTGATGCGTGCCATCGTTCTCGCGCTCAAGCCTGCGCCGACGTAG
- a CDS encoding DUF3365 domain-containing protein, which produces MNDGRITGRGFLAAWAPLALAACAGGGEGGDETEPAPAPLDEAAVAARSAPIAQGFAADLRTQLKSALETGGAKNAVSVCQQVAPALAESASEESGARVTRIAALHRNPQGGVPPEMQAQYDSLAAEPVVDGAPARRIWQAEDGRVHFLSAIPMAEQPCSACHGPAIDPELEAHIESLYPDDAATGFEPGDLRGALLISWPAGSFGA; this is translated from the coding sequence ATGAACGACGGGCGCATCACCGGGCGCGGGTTCCTGGCGGCATGGGCGCCGCTCGCGCTCGCCGCGTGTGCGGGCGGGGGCGAAGGCGGGGACGAAACCGAACCCGCGCCCGCCCCGCTCGACGAAGCGGCGGTCGCGGCGCGTTCGGCGCCGATCGCGCAGGGCTTCGCCGCGGACCTCAGGACCCAGCTCAAGAGCGCGCTTGAGACCGGAGGCGCGAAGAACGCCGTCAGCGTGTGCCAGCAGGTCGCCCCCGCGCTGGCCGAATCCGCTTCGGAGGAAAGCGGCGCGCGCGTCACCCGCATCGCCGCGCTCCACCGCAATCCGCAGGGCGGCGTGCCCCCGGAAATGCAGGCGCAATACGATTCGCTCGCGGCAGAGCCGGTCGTGGACGGCGCGCCCGCCCGCCGCATCTGGCAGGCCGAGGACGGGCGGGTCCATTTTCTCAGCGCGATCCCCATGGCCGAACAGCCCTGTTCCGCCTGCCATGGCCCCGCCATCGATCCCGAGCTTGAGGCCCATATCGAAAGCCTCTACCCGGATGACGCCGCGACCGGGTTCGAGCCCGGGGACCTGCGCGGCGCGCTGCTCATCTCCTGGCCCGCCGGCAGCTTCGGCGCATGA
- a CDS encoding macro domain-containing protein — MIQVAQGNLLTADAEALVNTVNCVGVMGRGIALQFKDAYPSNFEDYAIACAAGEVVPGKMHVHTTNQLTNPRFIINFPTKRHWRGNSRLEDIEAGLIDLRSVIVERRIQSIALPPLGSGLGGLPWPAVKARIIHALGDLELVKVILFEPLPDADKIKRQRKKAGPTLSPLRAALVSLIDRYMRGLMEPNITLLELHKLAYFLQSGGLNMRLRFQKAHYGPYAENLRHVLNDMEGYYTAGYGFGGDQPDKKIEIVPGALEAAQLVIEADKETAITFGRIDELVRGFETPLGLELLATTHWAIWQEGARNSTDVRDVFGLWSKRKSNFTQRQIDIAFERLESGGWLPPS; from the coding sequence ATGATCCAAGTTGCACAAGGAAACTTGCTGACCGCCGACGCCGAGGCCTTGGTCAACACGGTAAATTGTGTCGGTGTCATGGGGCGAGGCATCGCTTTACAATTTAAGGATGCCTATCCCTCGAATTTCGAAGATTACGCTATCGCCTGCGCAGCCGGAGAGGTCGTTCCTGGTAAGATGCATGTGCATACGACAAATCAGCTAACGAACCCTCGCTTCATCATCAATTTTCCGACCAAAAGACATTGGCGGGGCAATAGTCGATTGGAAGATATTGAAGCAGGCCTAATTGATCTCCGATCCGTTATCGTTGAGCGGCGTATTCAATCAATTGCACTTCCGCCATTGGGTTCTGGTTTGGGAGGACTGCCATGGCCCGCAGTCAAAGCTCGCATCATCCACGCGCTAGGGGACTTGGAATTGGTTAAAGTTATTTTATTCGAGCCTCTTCCTGATGCAGACAAAATAAAGCGGCAACGTAAAAAGGCGGGCCCGACGTTATCTCCCCTCCGGGCGGCACTAGTGAGCCTCATCGACAGATACATGCGTGGGCTGATGGAGCCGAATATTACTCTTCTCGAATTGCACAAGCTGGCGTATTTTTTGCAAAGTGGCGGGTTAAATATGCGCCTGCGCTTCCAGAAGGCACATTACGGGCCGTACGCTGAGAATTTACGTCATGTCTTGAATGATATGGAGGGTTACTACACGGCTGGATACGGCTTCGGCGGCGACCAACCTGACAAAAAAATTGAGATCGTTCCCGGTGCGCTTGAAGCTGCGCAACTTGTCATCGAAGCTGATAAGGAAACTGCGATTACTTTCGGCCGCATTGATGAGCTTGTGCGAGGTTTCGAAACGCCGCTCGGCCTAGAGCTTCTAGCAACGACTCATTGGGCTATATGGCAAGAAGGTGCGCGGAACTCCACGGACGTACGCGATGTGTTCGGGCTCTGGAGCAAGCGCAAATCTAATTTCACTCAACGGCAGATCGATATTGCATTCGAACGGCTTGAATCAGGAGGATGGCTGCCACCGTCGTAG